The following proteins come from a genomic window of Natrinema saccharevitans:
- a CDS encoding tyrosine-type recombinase/integrase — protein MTGVAITDAVDTYIQRKAVGDPDGSGAGAYASNAESILRRWAEWLEADHGIRSIAALEVDHMRAYAAELRRRTERGEYTASTAGTYYAVVRAFLSWCVRGGILQTNPAATDRAESALPTADARPASDSWTADQRRELERHVRERALESGAQSTSERRRRLREYAMVAVLAHSTVRGSELFRVPDDDRRTGATWDDVDFYTGTIRVLGKSQRLEDVPLPARARTPLRRYRIVLDPPANDWPLFPTGHAPSIARRVRTVLAERDHDEAEIESLLESATARELARERAIAPPAITTEGARSVLRRLCEAAGLEVDGDYLTPRGVRGGRSGDEYRQEATASKPTLRASVLEQSIAVPPEEPLVVDAEPVEGEESTDTD, from the coding sequence GTGACCGGCGTCGCGATCACCGACGCGGTCGACACCTACATCCAGCGCAAGGCGGTGGGAGATCCCGACGGCTCTGGCGCGGGTGCCTACGCGTCCAACGCCGAGTCGATCCTGCGGCGGTGGGCCGAGTGGCTCGAGGCCGACCACGGGATCCGATCGATCGCCGCCCTTGAAGTCGACCACATGCGCGCCTACGCCGCGGAGCTTCGCCGTCGGACGGAGCGGGGAGAGTACACCGCCTCGACCGCCGGCACCTACTACGCCGTGGTCCGGGCCTTCCTCTCGTGGTGCGTTCGCGGCGGCATCCTCCAGACTAACCCCGCCGCGACCGACCGCGCCGAGTCGGCGCTGCCGACCGCCGACGCCCGGCCCGCCAGCGACTCGTGGACGGCCGACCAGCGACGCGAACTCGAGCGCCACGTCCGCGAGCGGGCGCTCGAGTCGGGGGCCCAGTCGACGAGCGAGCGCCGGCGGCGGCTGCGCGAGTACGCGATGGTGGCCGTCCTCGCCCACTCGACGGTCCGGGGCTCGGAGCTGTTCCGAGTGCCCGACGACGACCGCCGCACCGGCGCGACGTGGGACGACGTCGACTTCTACACCGGAACGATCCGCGTGCTGGGCAAGTCCCAGCGCCTCGAGGACGTCCCCCTCCCGGCCCGCGCGCGGACGCCGCTGCGTCGCTACCGGATCGTGCTGGACCCGCCCGCGAACGACTGGCCGCTGTTCCCGACCGGCCACGCGCCGTCGATCGCCCGCCGCGTGCGGACGGTACTCGCCGAGCGCGACCACGACGAAGCGGAGATCGAGTCGCTGCTCGAGTCCGCGACGGCCCGGGAACTCGCCCGCGAGCGCGCGATCGCGCCCCCGGCGATCACCACCGAGGGGGCCCGGTCGGTGCTGCGACGGCTCTGCGAGGCGGCGGGACTCGAGGTCGACGGCGACTACCTGACGCCGCGTGGCGTTCGTGGGGGTCGCTCCGGGGACGAGTACCGACAGGAGGCGACGGCATCGAAGCCGACGCTACGGGCCTCGGTCCTGGAGCAGTCGATCGCCGTCCCACCC
- a CDS encoding alpha/beta hydrolase family protein produces the protein MPESHRISIETATATGAAPEVAAVHHEADSDDWIVFCHGLRSDKSGSYEGRCRRAVREGYNAVRFDCRGCGESDGAFVDATLEARLADLRGVIEYFDPDSYVLFGSSFGGKVAFHAAATDDRARAVATRAPVTTTDTFDDSRDTIDRDGAVQFETGERIDRRFLEALDRHPFDDVIGSLAVPVAIFHGGADDVVDPADSFAAAQRLETDVLLERFAGEGHRFSQAGERRLRDRLFGWLEWGDS, from the coding sequence ATGCCGGAATCACACAGGATCTCGATCGAAACGGCGACGGCGACGGGGGCTGCCCCCGAGGTCGCCGCGGTTCATCACGAGGCCGACTCGGACGACTGGATCGTGTTTTGTCACGGTCTCCGCAGCGACAAGTCCGGAAGCTACGAGGGCCGGTGTCGGCGGGCCGTCAGGGAGGGGTACAACGCCGTCCGGTTCGACTGCCGGGGCTGTGGCGAGTCCGACGGCGCGTTCGTCGACGCCACCCTCGAGGCCCGCTTGGCCGATCTCCGGGGCGTCATCGAGTACTTCGACCCGGACTCGTACGTCCTCTTCGGCTCGAGTTTCGGCGGGAAAGTGGCCTTCCACGCCGCCGCGACGGACGACCGGGCGCGGGCGGTCGCGACGCGCGCGCCCGTGACGACTACCGATACGTTCGACGACTCTCGGGACACCATCGATCGCGACGGGGCGGTGCAGTTCGAGACCGGCGAGCGGATCGACCGCCGGTTTCTCGAGGCGCTCGATCGGCACCCCTTCGACGACGTGATCGGGTCGCTCGCGGTCCCGGTCGCGATCTTCCACGGCGGGGCCGACGACGTCGTCGATCCCGCCGACAGCTTCGCGGCCGCGCAGCGACTCGAGACCGACGTCCTCCTCGAACGGTTCGCGGGCGAAGGCCATCGCTTCTCGCAGGCCGGCGAACGGCGGTTGCGCGACCGACTGTTCGGCTGGCTCGAGTGGGGCGATAGCTAA
- a CDS encoding CbaC protein, producing MHTSPAKLLILIALSLVILVEGRTVLAFFGVNIPPLETALVGLVIIVVLIVWAIRPIRGAPWRRSDEDTGEDTNA from the coding sequence ATGCATACTTCCCCAGCTAAATTACTGATCCTCATCGCACTGAGCCTCGTGATCCTCGTCGAGGGACGGACGGTGCTGGCGTTCTTCGGGGTGAATATTCCGCCGCTCGAGACGGCGCTGGTCGGACTCGTCATCATCGTCGTCCTCATCGTTTGGGCGATCAGACCGATCCGTGGTGCCCCTTGGAGACGGAGTGACGAGGACACGGGCGAAGATACAAACGCGTGA
- a CDS encoding b(o/a)3-type cytochrome-c oxidase subunit 1, with amino-acid sequence MTALFVDEYPAEARVVRAAFLSSFIAFGIGAIFGIIQAFHRTDLFRFIDSADYYTALTAHGVFLIIAFTIFFLVGLYQWAITDSLDRGPVDIRFTWLWYGLMSIGSLLAGITILAGFLNEPPMVLGSELSSDTLFTFYAPLLGHPLFYIGLVVFVVGTWLAGFDWFRTWWTWKDDNPGERIPLPTFMVLTTMLMWYLGTLGVATSLLVFLLPWSLEIIDSVNPLLTRTLFWFFGHMVVYFWVLPAYLLWYNVLPKLSGGRLFSDPLARVVFILFVLLSTPVGIHHQYMDPGIAEGFKFIAMTNTMFLLLPSLLTAFTVVASMEHGARQRGGEGTFKWLRALPWRNPAFTGMALAGAVFAFGGFTGIVNAGMNINYLVHNALWIPGHIHTQVGTASALTFMAGSYWLVPQLTGNRLVGRQIALFQVVLWFVGIVFMTNSMYRAGLVGVPRRTAEPQYQGFDYNVGVGSMGELNAQLALGGTLLFISAMLFLGLMALTVFNADSEPVVDGEIPAALSGPDDSPRVLDNLRLWFGIAFLLVVLAYALPLASIANDTGLFGRDIRSFPVSSEAVMYLEFGLEYVGALVT; translated from the coding sequence ATGACGGCACTGTTCGTCGACGAGTACCCCGCAGAGGCACGCGTCGTTCGTGCTGCCTTTCTGAGTTCGTTCATCGCGTTCGGGATCGGGGCGATCTTCGGAATCATTCAGGCCTTTCACCGGACGGACCTCTTTCGGTTCATCGATTCAGCAGACTACTACACCGCCCTGACTGCCCACGGTGTCTTCCTCATCATCGCGTTCACGATCTTCTTCCTCGTCGGACTGTATCAGTGGGCGATAACGGACAGCCTCGATCGGGGGCCCGTCGACATCCGGTTCACCTGGCTCTGGTATGGGCTGATGTCGATCGGATCACTGCTCGCGGGGATCACGATCCTCGCTGGGTTCCTCAACGAACCCCCGATGGTACTCGGCTCGGAGTTGAGTTCGGACACACTCTTTACGTTCTACGCTCCCCTACTGGGCCATCCGCTCTTTTATATCGGGCTCGTCGTCTTCGTCGTCGGCACGTGGCTGGCCGGGTTCGACTGGTTCCGGACGTGGTGGACCTGGAAAGACGACAACCCAGGCGAGCGGATTCCACTCCCGACGTTTATGGTGTTGACGACGATGCTCATGTGGTATCTCGGCACGCTCGGCGTCGCGACCTCACTTCTGGTGTTTCTCCTGCCGTGGTCGCTCGAGATCATCGACAGCGTCAATCCCTTGCTGACCCGGACGTTGTTCTGGTTCTTCGGCCACATGGTCGTCTACTTTTGGGTGTTGCCGGCGTATCTGCTGTGGTACAACGTGTTACCGAAGCTCTCGGGCGGACGACTGTTCAGCGATCCGCTCGCACGGGTCGTGTTCATCCTGTTCGTCCTGCTGTCGACGCCGGTCGGCATCCACCACCAGTACATGGACCCGGGCATCGCAGAGGGGTTCAAGTTCATCGCGATGACGAACACGATGTTCCTGCTGTTGCCGAGCCTGTTGACCGCCTTTACCGTCGTCGCCAGTATGGAACACGGGGCCCGCCAGCGCGGCGGTGAAGGGACGTTCAAGTGGCTCCGAGCCCTTCCGTGGCGGAATCCCGCCTTCACCGGGATGGCGCTGGCCGGCGCGGTCTTTGCCTTTGGTGGCTTTACCGGGATCGTCAACGCAGGCATGAACATCAACTACCTCGTCCACAACGCGCTGTGGATCCCCGGGCACATCCACACGCAGGTGGGAACCGCGTCCGCGCTGACGTTCATGGCTGGGTCGTACTGGCTCGTCCCACAGCTGACCGGTAATCGGCTCGTCGGCCGGCAGATCGCCCTCTTTCAGGTCGTCCTCTGGTTCGTCGGCATCGTGTTCATGACGAACTCGATGTACCGGGCCGGGCTCGTCGGCGTCCCGCGCCGAACGGCGGAGCCACAGTACCAGGGCTTCGACTACAACGTCGGCGTCGGATCGATGGGCGAACTCAACGCCCAGCTCGCACTCGGCGGCACCTTGCTGTTTATCTCTGCAATGCTCTTCCTCGGGCTCATGGCACTGACGGTGTTCAACGCCGATAGCGAACCGGTCGTCGACGGGGAGATCCCCGCGGCGCTGTCCGGCCCGGACGACTCGCCGCGGGTTCTCGACAACCTGCGGCTGTGGTTCGGAATCGCGTTTCTGCTCGTCGTCCTCGCTTACGCCCTGCCACTTGCCAGTATCGCGAACGATACGGGCCTCTTCGGCCGGGATATCAGATCGTTCCCCGTCTCCAGCGAAGCGGTCATGTATCTCGAGTTCGGACTAGAATACGTTGGAGCGTTAGTCACCTGA
- a CDS encoding cupredoxin domain-containing protein, which translates to MRIHTYEKLWLVGSMVLIVGFIVTITYGSVGLGISMIDDEDENVAPTELNDDERFGEPRVEQVGDDEYAAYVVAQTFVFQPDPIEVPANSEVTFHVTSRDVIHGFYVPGTNLNAMAIPGQVAEMSVEFDEPGEYGLICHEYCGSAHHDMEGLIVAQSENEFDLTDLSVEAPDEVAPGETIELTATVENGQFEPLETTVDAELGNETFQQNVTVDGESSENVTFTSESDTLGEGEHDWSVSVEDYEETGSVEIEGNESAEGDES; encoded by the coding sequence ATGAGGATCCACACGTACGAGAAGCTCTGGCTCGTGGGCTCGATGGTCCTGATCGTCGGCTTCATCGTGACGATCACGTACGGCTCGGTCGGCCTCGGCATCTCGATGATCGACGACGAGGACGAGAACGTCGCACCGACCGAACTCAACGACGACGAACGCTTCGGCGAACCGCGAGTCGAACAGGTCGGTGATGACGAGTACGCGGCCTACGTCGTCGCCCAGACGTTCGTCTTCCAGCCCGATCCGATCGAAGTCCCGGCGAATAGCGAAGTCACGTTCCACGTGACGAGCCGCGACGTGATCCACGGCTTCTACGTCCCCGGAACGAACCTCAACGCGATGGCCATTCCGGGACAGGTCGCGGAGATGTCCGTCGAATTCGACGAACCTGGCGAGTACGGCCTCATCTGCCACGAGTACTGTGGCTCCGCCCATCACGACATGGAGGGACTGATCGTCGCACAATCCGAGAACGAGTTCGACCTGACCGACCTCTCCGTCGAGGCACCGGATGAGGTCGCTCCGGGCGAGACGATCGAACTCACCGCGACGGTCGAAAACGGGCAATTCGAGCCACTCGAGACCACCGTCGACGCCGAACTCGGCAACGAGACGTTCCAACAGAACGTGACCGTCGACGGCGAAAGCAGCGAGAACGTAACGTTTACAAGCGAGAGCGATACACTCGGCGAGGGCGAACACGACTGGTCGGTCTCCGTCGAAGACTACGAGGAAACCGGATCGGTGGAAATAGAGGGCAACGAATCAGCGGAGGGTGACGAGTCATGA
- a CDS encoding cytochrome oxidase has protein sequence MNSPVSREIGHDEYDPWGTLALIALYFVALVLMWLFTYFVEFVGNDLTVYGTVVSVILG, from the coding sequence ATGAATTCTCCTGTTTCGCGGGAGATCGGCCACGACGAGTACGATCCATGGGGGACACTCGCGCTCATCGCGCTGTACTTCGTGGCGCTCGTACTCATGTGGCTGTTCACGTACTTCGTCGAGTTCGTCGGGAACGACCTGACAGTGTATGGCACGGTCGTGTCGGTGATCCTGGGATGA
- a CDS encoding ArsR/SmtB family transcription factor yields the protein MSEETDLSTLLSVLDDEYARDILTHTSVEPMSASTLSERCDASLPTIYRRLDRLEECRLVTEETELAPDGNHYSVYSANLDQLELSLEEGSFELELTYREEDVADKFTRMWEGMR from the coding sequence GTGAGTGAGGAAACCGATCTGTCGACCCTGCTTTCGGTTCTCGACGACGAGTACGCACGGGACATCCTCACTCACACGAGCGTCGAACCCATGTCTGCTAGTACCCTGAGCGAACGGTGTGATGCATCCCTCCCGACGATCTATCGCCGACTCGATCGCCTCGAGGAATGTCGACTCGTCACCGAGGAGACCGAACTCGCACCCGACGGCAATCACTACAGCGTCTATAGTGCGAACCTCGACCAGCTCGAACTGTCCCTGGAGGAGGGCTCGTTCGAACTCGAGTTGACGTATCGCGAGGAAGACGTCGCGGACAAGTTCACCCGAATGTGGGAGGGGATGCGATGA
- a CDS encoding DUF7521 family protein: protein MIASRNVVRIDEATLFELLTVASLFLVALFGAVIAYQAYRGYRRNDARSMLYLSIGLSLLTVFPFLLNVFVTTLVDPDQVVIALLENVSRLLGLVAITYSLYGRH from the coding sequence ATGATCGCGAGTCGAAACGTCGTCCGGATCGACGAGGCGACGCTGTTCGAACTGCTGACCGTCGCGAGTCTCTTCCTCGTCGCGTTGTTCGGCGCGGTCATCGCGTATCAGGCCTACCGGGGGTACCGGCGCAACGACGCACGGTCGATGCTCTATCTCTCCATCGGACTCTCGCTGTTGACGGTGTTTCCGTTCCTGCTCAACGTCTTCGTGACGACGCTGGTCGATCCCGATCAGGTCGTCATCGCGCTGCTCGAGAACGTGAGTCGATTGCTCGGACTGGTCGCGATCACGTATTCGCTGTACGGCCGCCACTGA
- a CDS encoding universal stress protein, whose translation MQYLAGTDSVHTTAAICDYLEGRATGDDAVTVVAVAPADDPTARRDCEEALNVAPVRLATVGDVETEVRTGSPVAQLRDAAAESSADELVVGAHGGDPETTRELGSTTRGLLADADADRPVVVVPIPDL comes from the coding sequence ATGCAGTATCTCGCCGGGACCGACTCGGTCCACACCACCGCAGCGATCTGTGACTACCTCGAGGGGCGAGCGACCGGCGACGACGCCGTCACGGTGGTCGCCGTCGCGCCGGCCGACGACCCGACGGCACGTCGGGACTGCGAGGAGGCACTGAACGTCGCTCCGGTCCGGCTCGCGACGGTCGGCGACGTCGAGACCGAGGTCCGCACCGGCTCCCCGGTCGCGCAACTCCGCGACGCGGCGGCGGAATCGTCGGCCGACGAACTCGTCGTCGGAGCGCACGGCGGGGATCCCGAGACGACGCGCGAACTGGGATCGACGACTCGGGGACTTCTCGCGGACGCAGACGCGGACCGACCGGTCGTCGTCGTGCCGATCCCGGACCTCTAG
- a CDS encoding VOC family protein, with the protein MDGTLDHTMIRVADLEESLEWYGTHLDYEEKDRYEGDGFTIVYLGPEEMHEEGAMLEITHNEGEEPELGDAWGHIAVRVPEGELEEYYQQLMDEGVDDYRDPESCGGRYAFVTDPDGHEIEIVQRETGALWSLDHTMIRVEDADEALGFWTRKFGYDEVGRWEADTFANYFVEPADVADEAMSVELTYNYDGRTYDMGDAWGHLCVRLDDLQDDWEQLMTREAPDYRDPESCDNMYAFTKDQDGHEIELIERDLEADSLFPF; encoded by the coding sequence ATGGACGGAACGCTCGATCACACGATGATTCGCGTCGCCGACCTCGAGGAATCGCTCGAGTGGTACGGGACCCACCTCGACTACGAGGAGAAAGACCGCTACGAGGGCGACGGCTTCACTATCGTCTACCTCGGCCCCGAGGAGATGCACGAGGAGGGTGCGATGCTCGAGATTACCCACAACGAGGGCGAGGAGCCCGAGCTGGGCGACGCCTGGGGCCACATCGCCGTGCGAGTTCCGGAGGGCGAACTCGAGGAGTACTACCAGCAGCTCATGGACGAAGGCGTCGACGATTACCGGGATCCCGAGTCCTGTGGCGGGCGGTACGCGTTCGTTACAGATCCCGACGGTCACGAGATCGAGATCGTCCAGCGCGAGACCGGCGCACTGTGGTCGCTCGATCACACCATGATCCGGGTCGAGGACGCCGACGAGGCGCTGGGCTTCTGGACCCGCAAGTTCGGCTACGACGAGGTCGGCCGCTGGGAGGCCGACACCTTCGCGAACTACTTCGTCGAGCCCGCAGACGTCGCCGACGAGGCGATGTCCGTCGAGCTGACCTACAACTACGACGGCCGCACGTACGACATGGGCGACGCGTGGGGTCACCTCTGTGTCCGCCTCGACGACCTGCAGGACGACTGGGAACAGCTCATGACCCGGGAGGCTCCCGACTACCGCGACCCCGAGAGCTGCGACAACATGTACGCGTTCACGAAGGACCAGGACGGCCACGAGATCGAACTCATCGAGCGCGACCTCGAGGCCGACTCGCTGTTCCCGTTCTGA
- a CDS encoding Na+/H+ antiporter NhaC family protein, with amino-acid sequence MATYGALSLAPPLLAIALAIVTRRPILSLFLGIWSGGVIATGSLGIGRTFDWIVGSIADEFHAQILVFTLLLGSGVALIWRLGGATAVRNWAVANLETPRKTGLATWILGMAMFFDDYANTAIVGSTMREISDQMRISREKLSYIVDSTAAPVATLGLSSWVAFQLSMIEDGYSTLADADNGVSAADTPGAFETFVGSIPFNTYSLLAILMVGIIVVSRRDFGEMLDAEHRARQTGKVNRDDAQPLQEVEKDLGAPIEDRPMLRTFFAPVVVLIAVTLAGAFWTGYQAWQADQADAGATTSLETAIGADNLVPVLIDVVGSGNFAAALVWGSFGMVATAIAIGLFYDLFGIGDSTESILDGFGLMLTAVTVLVLAWSISAVAEDLGTGEYVAGAAEGVVSPAVLPIVVLLVSAFVAFTMGSSWATMGIVTPIAIPVAYELTGTFELMPAMVGAVFSGAIFGDHASPISDTSVLSSTFTGADLIDHIRTQLSYAGTVLFVVIVCYALYGFLGVSPVFFLPLGAVLLVGLVYALSELDALRKGLDPKAASVEVDLGERGPGTDPGSTPDDLD; translated from the coding sequence ATGGCAACCTACGGCGCGCTCTCGCTCGCACCGCCGCTGCTCGCGATCGCGCTCGCGATCGTGACCCGCCGGCCGATCCTGTCGCTGTTTCTCGGGATCTGGTCGGGCGGCGTCATCGCGACCGGCAGTCTCGGTATCGGACGAACGTTCGACTGGATCGTCGGCTCGATCGCCGACGAGTTCCACGCCCAGATCCTCGTGTTCACCCTGTTGCTGGGGTCGGGGGTCGCGCTGATCTGGCGCCTCGGCGGGGCGACCGCCGTCCGCAACTGGGCGGTCGCCAACCTCGAGACCCCGCGAAAGACCGGACTGGCGACGTGGATCCTCGGGATGGCCATGTTCTTCGACGACTACGCGAACACGGCCATCGTCGGCAGTACGATGCGGGAGATCTCCGACCAGATGCGTATCTCCCGGGAGAAACTCTCCTACATCGTCGACTCGACGGCCGCCCCCGTGGCGACGCTCGGCCTCTCGAGTTGGGTAGCGTTCCAGCTGTCGATGATCGAGGACGGCTACAGTACGCTCGCGGACGCGGACAACGGCGTTTCGGCGGCCGATACGCCGGGCGCGTTCGAGACGTTCGTCGGCTCGATCCCGTTTAACACCTACTCGCTGCTGGCGATCCTCATGGTCGGGATCATCGTCGTCTCGCGGCGGGATTTCGGCGAGATGCTCGACGCCGAACACCGCGCGCGGCAAACCGGGAAGGTCAACCGCGACGACGCTCAGCCCCTACAGGAAGTCGAGAAGGACCTGGGCGCCCCCATCGAGGACCGACCGATGCTCCGGACGTTCTTCGCGCCCGTCGTCGTGTTGATCGCGGTCACGCTGGCCGGGGCGTTCTGGACCGGCTATCAGGCGTGGCAGGCCGACCAGGCCGACGCCGGCGCCACGACGTCGCTCGAGACGGCGATCGGGGCCGACAATCTCGTCCCGGTCCTGATCGACGTCGTCGGCTCCGGGAACTTCGCGGCGGCGCTCGTCTGGGGATCGTTCGGGATGGTGGCGACCGCGATCGCCATCGGTCTGTTCTACGACCTCTTCGGTATCGGGGACAGTACCGAGTCGATCCTCGACGGGTTCGGCCTCATGCTGACGGCGGTGACGGTGCTGGTCCTCGCGTGGTCGATCAGCGCGGTCGCCGAGGACCTCGGGACCGGCGAGTACGTCGCCGGCGCCGCGGAGGGCGTCGTCTCGCCCGCCGTCCTCCCGATCGTCGTGTTGCTCGTCTCGGCGTTCGTCGCGTTCACCATGGGGTCGTCGTGGGCGACGATGGGGATCGTCACGCCGATCGCGATCCCCGTCGCCTACGAACTGACCGGGACGTTCGAGCTGATGCCGGCGATGGTCGGGGCAGTGTTCTCGGGCGCGATCTTCGGCGATCACGCCTCGCCGATCTCGGACACGTCGGTCCTCTCGTCGACGTTCACCGGGGCCGACCTCATCGACCACATCCGGACGCAACTGTCCTACGCCGGCACCGTCCTGTTCGTCGTGATCGTCTGTTACGCCCTCTACGGCTTCCTCGGCGTCTCGCCGGTCTTTTTCCTGCCGCTGGGCGCCGTCCTGCTCGTCGGCCTGGTCTACGCCCTCTCGGAACTCGACGCCCTCCGCAAGGGACTCGATCCGAAAGCCGCCTCGGTCGAGGTCGACCTCGGCGAACGCGGCCCCGGAACCGACCCCGGTTCGACCCCCGACGACCTCGATTAG
- a CDS encoding OBG GTPase family GTP-binding protein: protein MGLEDEIEEIEEEIANTPYNKSTEAHIGRLKSKLAEKKEKLENQQSGSGGGGGYSVEKHGDATVALVGFPSVGKSSLLNSLTNAESETGSYEFTTLDVNPGMLSHRGANIQLLDVPGLIEGAAAGKGDGQQVLAVVRNADLIVFMLSVFEIEQYDRLRKELHDINIRVDQQPPRVTVRPKIKDGIKITSSTDQDLDEDTIKQVLREHGYVNAVVNLQENVTIDRLVDGLMENREYIPSITCVNKVDLIDPDYKETVDEQLRERGLDPEEVTFISAEEEKGLEALKDRLWENLGLIRVYMDKPGRGIDWEEPLVVEEGATVGEAVEKLGGEMEERFRFARVTGPSAAHDQQQVGKDHVLEDEDVLKLILRR, encoded by the coding sequence ATGGGGCTCGAGGACGAGATCGAGGAGATCGAAGAAGAAATCGCCAACACGCCCTACAACAAGTCCACGGAGGCCCACATCGGCCGGCTGAAGTCCAAGCTCGCCGAAAAAAAGGAGAAACTCGAGAACCAGCAGTCCGGCAGCGGCGGTGGCGGCGGCTACTCCGTCGAGAAACACGGCGACGCGACCGTCGCCCTGGTCGGCTTTCCGAGCGTCGGCAAATCCTCGCTGTTGAACTCGCTGACCAACGCCGAGAGCGAGACCGGCTCCTACGAGTTCACGACGCTGGACGTCAACCCCGGGATGCTCAGCCACCGCGGCGCGAACATCCAGCTGTTAGACGTCCCCGGCCTGATCGAGGGCGCGGCCGCGGGCAAGGGCGACGGCCAGCAGGTGCTGGCGGTGGTGCGCAACGCCGACCTGATCGTCTTCATGCTCTCGGTGTTCGAGATCGAACAGTACGACCGCCTCCGGAAGGAACTCCACGACATCAACATCCGCGTCGACCAGCAGCCCCCGCGGGTCACGGTCCGGCCGAAGATCAAAGACGGCATCAAGATCACCTCGAGCACCGACCAGGACCTGGACGAGGACACGATCAAACAGGTCCTCCGTGAACACGGCTACGTCAACGCCGTCGTCAACCTCCAGGAGAACGTCACAATCGACCGGCTGGTCGACGGCCTGATGGAGAACCGCGAGTACATCCCCTCGATCACCTGCGTCAACAAGGTCGACCTCATCGACCCCGACTACAAGGAGACCGTCGACGAACAGCTGCGCGAGCGCGGGCTCGACCCCGAGGAAGTGACTTTCATCAGCGCCGAGGAGGAGAAAGGCCTCGAGGCACTCAAGGACCGCCTCTGGGAGAACCTGGGGCTCATCCGGGTCTACATGGACAAGCCCGGCCGCGGGATCGACTGGGAGGAGCCGCTTGTCGTCGAGGAGGGCGCGACCGTCGGCGAAGCGGTCGAGAAGCTCGGCGGAGAGATGGAGGAGCGATTTCGCTTCGCCCGCGTCACCGGCCCCAGCGCGGCCCACGACCAGCAACAGGTCGGGAAAGATCACGTCCTCGAGGACGAGGACGTACTGAAACTGATTCTGCGACGTTGA
- a CDS encoding universal stress protein — translation MVRVLVPIDGSQQATAALTEAFELFPDAKIHVVHVVQVTRIPSDPGTSPYEYAREKGETILQEAKTIAAESDRTIETSMTEGHVARTILRYIEDRDIEYVVMGSRGRSGVSRVLLGSVAETVTRRSPVSVVIVR, via the coding sequence ATGGTTCGCGTTCTGGTCCCGATCGATGGTTCCCAGCAGGCGACCGCCGCGCTTACGGAGGCCTTCGAGTTGTTTCCGGACGCGAAGATTCACGTCGTACACGTCGTTCAGGTCACTCGGATTCCGTCGGATCCGGGAACGTCGCCCTACGAGTACGCCCGGGAGAAGGGAGAAACGATCCTTCAGGAGGCGAAGACGATCGCCGCCGAATCCGATCGGACGATCGAGACGTCGATGACCGAAGGCCACGTCGCGCGAACGATCCTCCGCTACATCGAGGATCGGGACATCGAGTACGTCGTGATGGGGAGTCGCGGTCGGTCGGGGGTGTCGCGAGTACTCCTCGGAAGCGTCGCGGAGACCGTGACGCGTCGCTCTCCCGTTTCGGTCGTGATCGTCAGGTAA